The Salinispora tropica CNB-440 genome has a window encoding:
- the nudC gene encoding NAD(+) diphosphatase: MTAGRPAPSLARSTLDRVAHRRTDPDWLGQAWGRCRVLVLDSDNGGRALVSAEPEPPVLVLVGPGEVPEETAARAMFLGVEPDGVPVFTVEAPLPVLPGTRAAHLLEVGHLLTDRDAGLLTTGLALHNWHRGHRYSPRTGQATTMDEAGWSRLAPAGERMWPRTDPAMIVLVHDGGSGRDGRCLLGNNAAWPRVPGELRFSCLAGYVEPGESAEAAVLREVREEVDVPVTDITYVGSQAWPFPGSLMLGFQAVADPRRPVRVDPAEIAVARWFTRAEIGAALAGQSVDVQGARLVLPRSSSIASFLLRHWLDGHC, from the coding sequence GTGACGGCCGGCAGACCGGCCCCGTCGCTGGCCCGCTCCACCCTGGACCGGGTCGCGCACCGGCGTACCGATCCCGACTGGCTGGGCCAGGCCTGGGGGCGGTGTCGGGTGCTCGTGTTGGACAGTGACAACGGGGGGCGGGCGTTGGTGTCAGCCGAACCGGAGCCGCCGGTGTTGGTGCTGGTCGGCCCGGGGGAGGTGCCGGAGGAGACGGCCGCGCGGGCGATGTTCCTCGGCGTCGAGCCCGATGGCGTACCAGTGTTTACGGTGGAGGCGCCCCTGCCGGTGCTCCCCGGCACCCGTGCGGCACACCTTCTGGAGGTCGGCCACCTGCTCACCGATCGAGACGCGGGCCTGCTCACCACCGGTCTGGCCCTGCACAACTGGCACCGCGGGCACCGGTACTCCCCGCGGACCGGGCAGGCCACCACGATGGATGAGGCCGGTTGGTCCCGGCTCGCCCCGGCGGGGGAGCGGATGTGGCCGCGGACCGATCCGGCGATGATCGTCCTGGTACACGATGGCGGGTCCGGTCGGGACGGGCGCTGTCTGTTGGGTAACAACGCCGCGTGGCCGCGGGTGCCGGGTGAGCTGCGCTTCTCCTGCCTCGCGGGCTACGTGGAGCCCGGGGAGTCGGCCGAGGCGGCGGTGCTGCGTGAGGTGCGCGAGGAGGTCGACGTACCGGTCACGGACATCACCTACGTGGGTAGCCAGGCCTGGCCGTTCCCCGGATCGTTGATGCTGGGTTTCCAGGCCGTGGCCGATCCGCGGCGTCCGGTGCGGGTCGACCCAGCGGAGATCGCGGTAGCCCGCTGGTTCACCCGGGCCGAGATCGGCGCGGCGCTGGCCGGGCAGAGCGTCGACGTTCAGGGCGCTCGGCTGGTCCTGCCGCGGTCGTCTTCGATCGCGTCCTTCCTGCTGCGCCACTGGCTCGACGGCCACTGTTGA
- a CDS encoding DUF397 domain-containing protein, with translation MNEIHDTPTVLPDLARAAWRKSTRSQTSNCVEVAPLPATVALRDSKDRGGPVLLFDRGEWRNFLAAAKEGRLDRI, from the coding sequence ATGAACGAAATCCACGACACGCCGACCGTCCTCCCCGACCTGGCGCGGGCAGCGTGGCGAAAGAGCACCCGCAGCCAGACCTCAAACTGCGTTGAGGTGGCACCGCTGCCAGCCACGGTGGCCCTCCGGGACAGCAAGGATCGGGGCGGTCCGGTGCTGCTGTTCGACCGGGGCGAGTGGCGGAACTTCCTGGCCGCGGCCAAGGAAGGCCGGCTCGACCGAATCTGA
- a CDS encoding WhiB family transcriptional regulator, producing the protein MSLALAPLDLNVELEANLPCRKFDPDLWFSESPPELEVAKSLCGDCPLRVECLAGAVERAEPWGVWGGEIFERGAVVPRKRPRGRPRKEDVARDATLRVEAEARLEATGLARRDAVRLAA; encoded by the coding sequence ATGAGTCTGGCGTTGGCCCCACTCGACCTGAATGTCGAGCTGGAGGCGAACCTGCCTTGCCGGAAGTTCGACCCCGACCTGTGGTTCTCCGAGTCGCCCCCCGAGCTTGAGGTGGCCAAGTCGCTCTGCGGGGACTGCCCGCTGCGCGTCGAGTGCCTCGCCGGCGCGGTGGAGCGGGCCGAGCCCTGGGGCGTCTGGGGTGGCGAGATCTTCGAGCGTGGCGCGGTGGTCCCGCGGAAGCGGCCCCGAGGCCGTCCACGTAAGGAAGATGTCGCCCGAGACGCCACGCTCCGGGTCGAGGCCGAGGCGCGTCTGGAGGCCACTGGGCTGGCCCGGCGTGACGCGGTCCGGCTGGCAGCCTGA
- a CDS encoding DUF5679 domain-containing protein: MADQAQTYNGYCVKCKEKRDFEGRVEVSKTGMNMAKGKCPVCGTTVNRILGKAKV; encoded by the coding sequence GTGGCCGACCAGGCCCAGACTTACAACGGTTACTGCGTCAAGTGCAAGGAGAAGCGGGACTTCGAGGGGCGGGTCGAGGTTTCCAAGACCGGGATGAACATGGCCAAGGGCAAGTGTCCGGTGTGCGGCACAACAGTGAACCGCATTCTGGGTAAAGCGAAGGTCTAA
- a CDS encoding ATP-dependent DNA helicase UvrD2, with translation MVSHSASDRVLAGLDPEQRAAVTAPAGPVCVLAGAGTGKTRAVTSRIAHRTLTGEILARHLLAVTFTARAAAELRSRLTALGVPGVQARTFHAAALRQVRYFAPRLLAGRAMPELLDSKVRLVTLAAAKVGIRSDRAGVRDLAGEIEWAKSSLVEPGEYVVAAARALRDTPYEPARVADVFAAYEKAKRAGGVIDFEDMLRAAIWGIEDHPDVADQVRAQYRHFVVDEYQDVNPLQQRLLEAWLGGGDDLTVVGDASQTIYSFTGATSSYLVDFPRRYRGATVVRLVRDYRSTPQVVGLANSVIAPARGAEARLRLELVGQRPPGPEPELRIFTDEPAEAAAVAARCRALVDAGTPAREIAVLFRTNAQSEAYEEALTEAEVPYQVQGAERFFERVEVRQAMVALRAATRSLPGGTPLPAAVVEALAAVGWAPDTPPAGGAARERWAALAALVQLAEEYAANAPVLPIGPAAAVERPATLADFTDELARRAAAQHVPTVEGVTLASLHSAKGLEWDAVFLVGLAEGTLPTTYAKTPEQVEEERRLLYVGITRAREWLWLSYASARSPGGRPRRPCRFLPRLDSSGTSVRAGASGVRRTERRRTQIVSCRVCGTTLLAGAERKLGRCTACPSDMDKELHGRLGEWRRRVAGGQRVPDYVVFTDATLVALAERRPQQPRDLTAIAGIGSRKLGLYGEAVLALVAGATVDEVCPERTFKILP, from the coding sequence GTGGTGTCCCACTCAGCGTCCGACCGGGTGCTCGCCGGCCTCGACCCAGAGCAGCGGGCGGCGGTGACCGCTCCGGCCGGCCCGGTCTGCGTCCTGGCCGGTGCCGGCACCGGGAAGACCAGGGCGGTCACCTCCCGGATCGCCCATCGGACGTTGACCGGGGAGATCCTGGCCCGGCACCTGCTCGCGGTCACCTTCACCGCGCGGGCCGCCGCCGAGCTGCGCAGCCGGCTCACCGCGCTCGGGGTACCGGGTGTACAGGCGCGCACCTTCCACGCGGCGGCGCTGCGTCAGGTGCGGTACTTCGCGCCCCGGCTGCTCGCCGGTCGGGCGATGCCCGAACTGCTGGACAGCAAGGTCCGGCTGGTCACCCTCGCCGCGGCGAAGGTCGGGATCCGCTCCGACCGGGCCGGTGTCCGGGACCTCGCGGGCGAGATCGAGTGGGCGAAGTCGTCCCTGGTCGAGCCCGGGGAGTACGTGGTCGCGGCTGCCCGGGCGCTGCGGGACACCCCGTACGAGCCGGCGAGGGTGGCCGATGTCTTCGCCGCGTACGAGAAGGCAAAACGCGCCGGTGGGGTGATCGATTTCGAGGACATGCTGCGTGCCGCGATCTGGGGAATCGAAGACCACCCGGACGTGGCCGACCAGGTACGCGCCCAGTACCGGCACTTCGTCGTCGACGAGTACCAGGACGTCAACCCGCTCCAGCAGCGGCTGCTGGAGGCGTGGCTCGGTGGCGGAGACGACCTGACGGTGGTGGGTGACGCAAGCCAGACGATCTACTCGTTCACCGGTGCGACCTCGTCCTACCTGGTCGACTTCCCCCGTCGGTACCGTGGTGCGACGGTGGTCCGTCTGGTGCGCGACTATCGCTCCACCCCTCAGGTGGTCGGGCTGGCCAACTCGGTCATCGCACCGGCCCGGGGCGCCGAGGCGCGGCTTCGGCTGGAGCTGGTCGGCCAGCGCCCGCCGGGCCCCGAGCCCGAGTTACGGATCTTCACCGACGAGCCGGCCGAGGCCGCCGCCGTCGCCGCCCGCTGCCGTGCCCTGGTGGACGCCGGCACACCGGCCCGGGAGATCGCCGTGCTGTTTCGGACCAACGCGCAGTCCGAGGCGTACGAGGAGGCGCTGACCGAGGCCGAGGTGCCGTACCAGGTGCAGGGCGCGGAGCGGTTCTTCGAGCGCGTCGAGGTACGGCAGGCGATGGTTGCGCTGCGCGCCGCCACCCGTTCCCTTCCCGGTGGAACCCCGCTGCCGGCGGCCGTGGTCGAGGCGTTGGCCGCGGTGGGCTGGGCACCGGATACACCGCCAGCCGGTGGGGCTGCCCGGGAACGGTGGGCGGCCCTCGCCGCCCTGGTCCAGCTCGCCGAGGAGTACGCCGCCAACGCCCCGGTGCTGCCGATCGGGCCGGCCGCCGCGGTCGAGCGGCCGGCCACGCTGGCCGACTTCACCGACGAGCTGGCCCGGCGCGCCGCCGCGCAGCACGTGCCGACGGTCGAGGGCGTGACACTCGCCTCGCTGCATTCGGCGAAGGGTCTGGAGTGGGATGCCGTCTTCCTGGTCGGCCTCGCCGAGGGCACCCTGCCCACCACCTACGCGAAGACACCGGAGCAGGTGGAGGAGGAGCGCCGGTTGCTCTACGTGGGCATCACCCGGGCTCGGGAGTGGCTCTGGTTGTCGTACGCCTCAGCTCGCTCACCGGGAGGGCGTCCTCGGCGGCCCTGTCGCTTCCTGCCCCGGCTGGACTCCTCCGGCACCAGTGTGCGGGCTGGCGCGAGCGGGGTACGGCGGACCGAGCGTCGGCGTACCCAGATCGTCTCCTGCCGGGTCTGCGGTACAACTCTTCTCGCCGGCGCGGAGCGTAAGCTGGGCCGCTGCACCGCCTGTCCATCCGACATGGACAAGGAGCTGCACGGGCGGCTGGGCGAGTGGCGGCGTCGGGTGGCCGGCGGCCAGCGGGTACCAGACTACGTGGTGTTCACCGACGCGACATTGGTCGCGTTGGCGGAGCGGCGCCCGCAGCAGCCCCGCGACCTCACCGCGATCGCGGGAATCGGTTCCCGGAAGCTGGGGCTCTACGGGGAGGCGGTGCTGGCCCTGGTAGCTGGCGCGACGGTGGACGAGGTCTGCCCGGAGAGAACTTTCAAAATCTTGCCCTAA
- a CDS encoding mycoredoxin translates to MLTMYSTPWCGYCHRLKSQLDREGIGYEVVDIEQEPEAAAFVMSVNGGNQTVPTLRFADGSALTNPTIRQVKEHLSEISA, encoded by the coding sequence ATGTTGACGATGTACTCCACGCCTTGGTGTGGCTACTGCCACCGGCTTAAGTCACAGCTGGACCGGGAGGGCATCGGGTACGAGGTGGTCGACATCGAGCAGGAGCCGGAGGCCGCCGCGTTCGTGATGAGCGTCAACGGCGGCAACCAGACCGTGCCGACGCTGCGCTTCGCTGACGGCAGCGCGCTGACCAACCCCACTATTCGGCAGGTCAAGGAGCACCTGTCGGAGATCTCCGCCTAA
- a CDS encoding M16 family metallopeptidase yields MSGPMTTVSRALPPLGPTRKLRLPKQAERTLSNGLTVIAVRRPAVPLVELRLGMPFGRVHPARAAMLAQTLLSGTTTLTGVQIAAELQKVGGGLSAGVDPDRLMLSGAGLVTGLDRMLEILAEVLATAAYPADEVATERDRLVDRIQLAQCQPGHLARTALLRRIYGRHPYAVQTPTPDQVRAVRPTVLRKLHDQRVHPTGAVLVLVGDIQPERALDAAEQALGGWNGTGHVAELPATPPLEPGPLLLVDRPGSVQSSLRMALPAVPRTDPDHAALQLANLIFGGYFSSRWVENIREEKGYTYGPHSLVEHSAAGSVLLAAAEVATDVTGAALLETQYELGRLACVAPGEEELEQARQYALGTLQLGISTQAGLAALTSAYAGSGLRLDFLAEHAARLAKATVADVADAAAQYLAPARAVTVVLGDAQRVAGQLATLTEVVTEPAGP; encoded by the coding sequence GTGAGCGGCCCGATGACGACCGTGTCGCGCGCCCTGCCGCCGCTCGGTCCGACCCGGAAACTAAGGCTGCCGAAGCAGGCCGAGCGGACGCTCAGCAACGGTCTCACCGTGATCGCGGTCCGTCGGCCGGCGGTGCCCCTGGTCGAGCTGCGGCTCGGGATGCCGTTCGGGCGGGTGCATCCGGCCCGGGCTGCGATGCTCGCACAGACCCTGCTCTCCGGTACGACCACACTGACCGGGGTGCAGATCGCTGCGGAGTTGCAGAAGGTCGGCGGTGGGCTTTCCGCCGGGGTCGACCCAGACCGGCTGATGCTCTCCGGCGCGGGCCTGGTGACCGGCCTGGACCGGATGTTGGAGATTCTGGCCGAGGTGCTTGCCACAGCGGCCTATCCGGCCGACGAGGTCGCCACCGAGCGGGACCGGCTGGTCGATCGGATCCAGCTGGCCCAGTGCCAGCCCGGCCATCTGGCCCGCACCGCCCTGCTCAGGCGGATCTACGGCCGGCACCCGTATGCGGTGCAGACACCGACCCCGGATCAGGTCCGCGCGGTGCGGCCGACCGTGCTGCGGAAGCTGCATGACCAGCGGGTGCATCCGACGGGTGCCGTCCTGGTGCTGGTCGGGGACATCCAGCCGGAGCGGGCGTTGGACGCGGCCGAGCAGGCGCTCGGCGGGTGGAACGGTACCGGGCACGTCGCCGAGCTACCGGCCACGCCACCGTTGGAGCCGGGGCCGCTGCTCCTCGTTGACCGCCCCGGATCAGTGCAGTCGTCGCTGCGGATGGCGCTGCCGGCGGTGCCGCGCACCGACCCCGACCACGCCGCCCTGCAACTCGCGAACCTGATCTTTGGTGGCTACTTCTCGTCTCGCTGGGTGGAGAACATTCGCGAGGAGAAGGGCTACACGTACGGACCGCACTCGTTGGTCGAGCACTCGGCCGCCGGGTCGGTCCTGCTCGCCGCCGCCGAGGTGGCCACCGACGTGACCGGGGCGGCACTGCTGGAGACCCAGTACGAGTTGGGTCGACTGGCCTGCGTCGCACCGGGGGAGGAGGAGCTGGAGCAGGCCCGCCAGTACGCTCTCGGGACGCTCCAACTCGGCATCTCCACCCAGGCCGGGCTGGCGGCGCTGACCAGTGCGTACGCGGGTAGCGGCCTGCGTCTGGACTTTTTGGCCGAGCACGCGGCTCGGCTGGCGAAGGCGACGGTGGCTGATGTCGCCGACGCGGCGGCCCAGTACCTCGCGCCGGCCCGGGCGGTCACCGTTGTGCTGGGGGACGCGCAGCGGGTTGCCGGGCAGTTGGCGACTCTCACCGAGGTTGTGACCGAACCGGCGGGGCCGTGA
- a CDS encoding MFS transporter — translation MRTVLRRPDFRLLFGGLVASMTAESILLLALAIWVKELTGSSGLAGATIFAIIAPMTLAPLVGWIVDRYPRRPLFVAANLVTAALLTPLFAVGDRTDLWLIYLVAIFYGLSYITLSAVLSGLLRHLVPTELLADANGVLQTVRQGLRLIGPLAGAALYTAAGGGLLVGVAMVGFLAAAVLVGLLRVAESPRSWPGRSCCCHPGCTCTARWSTELGAGLRYLAGEPALRRALLGYGLGSLVMGFSESLIFAYVDHGLRRDAAFVGVLVTVQGIGGLAGGLVSPGMIRRVGEVGALAVGVALFGSAALTLSHPNLWLGCAAVLLAGVSLPFTMVGLHTLIQRRTPEPLIGRVAAGTDAMVNGPRAVSIGGGALLVGVFDYRQLFVVVGLVTLLASGYLWGGRRLSPPAQPAPLTGHVPVRRRSPTGAP, via the coding sequence ATGCGTACCGTCCTGCGCCGCCCGGACTTCCGGCTGCTCTTCGGTGGCCTCGTGGCCAGCATGACCGCCGAGTCGATCCTGCTGCTCGCGCTCGCCATCTGGGTCAAGGAGCTGACCGGGTCGAGTGGACTGGCCGGGGCCACCATCTTCGCGATCATCGCCCCGATGACGCTGGCACCGTTGGTCGGCTGGATCGTCGACCGGTATCCCCGCCGGCCCCTGTTCGTGGCCGCCAACCTGGTCACGGCCGCGCTACTCACTCCGTTGTTCGCCGTCGGCGACCGTACCGACCTCTGGCTCATCTACCTGGTCGCGATCTTCTACGGCCTGTCATACATCACCCTCAGCGCGGTGCTCAGTGGCCTCCTGCGGCACCTGGTGCCGACGGAGTTGTTGGCCGACGCGAACGGCGTGCTACAGACGGTGCGACAGGGGCTGCGGTTGATCGGCCCGCTGGCGGGGGCCGCCCTCTATACCGCCGCCGGCGGCGGACTGTTGGTCGGCGTGGCGATGGTTGGCTTTTTGGCCGCAGCGGTGCTGGTGGGCCTGCTCCGAGTAGCCGAGTCGCCCCGGTCGTGGCCGGGACGGAGCTGCTGCTGCCACCCGGGCTGCACCTGCACGGCGCGTTGGTCGACCGAGCTCGGTGCTGGCCTGCGGTACCTGGCCGGTGAGCCGGCGCTGCGCCGGGCACTGCTCGGTTACGGTCTCGGTTCGCTGGTGATGGGCTTCAGCGAGTCGTTGATCTTCGCCTATGTTGACCACGGGCTCCGCCGCGACGCGGCGTTCGTGGGGGTGCTCGTGACCGTGCAGGGGATCGGTGGCCTCGCGGGTGGACTGGTCTCCCCCGGCATGATCCGGCGGGTGGGAGAGGTCGGCGCGCTCGCCGTGGGGGTGGCGCTCTTCGGGTCGGCCGCGTTGACGCTCTCCCACCCCAACCTCTGGCTGGGCTGCGCTGCCGTCCTACTGGCTGGGGTCTCCCTGCCGTTCACCATGGTCGGCCTGCACACGCTGATCCAGCGACGTACGCCGGAGCCGCTGATCGGACGGGTCGCCGCCGGTACCGATGCGATGGTCAACGGCCCACGGGCCGTCTCGATCGGGGGCGGTGCACTACTCGTCGGCGTCTTCGACTATCGGCAGCTCTTCGTGGTGGTGGGCCTGGTCACCCTCCTCGCCAGCGGCTACCTCTGGGGCGGTCGCCGGCTGAGCCCTCCGGCCCAGCCGGCGCCGCTCACCGGGCACGTACCGGTTAGGCGGAGATCTCCGACAGGTGCTCCTTGA
- a CDS encoding helix-turn-helix domain-containing protein encodes MPPVAPSPILRRRRLGTELRRLRETTGLTGDQVVERVGWASASKLSRLENGRSRPDPQDVRALLDLYRVDVTLRDELLTITGEAGDIRGWLRNYPVMTPQQRGFAELEAGCVEISEYHPLLVPGLLQTPGYARIRIASARDVEEAAGEPDVTEDIETEVGARLARQSLLTRGPDAPRYTAVLEETALGGRAGPADVLREQLTQLYELAMLPNVTLHVLTRDTQASGWYLPPTAFSLYRFTDPQDPETLAIESGFLNTMSTEAKILNRYKVVFEWLCTAALPASDTLSWLNQARGRPLDAAPSSTAAFGAAAPPAQRRRRPGRLTER; translated from the coding sequence GTGCCTCCAGTCGCACCCAGCCCCATCCTGCGGCGCCGCAGGTTGGGCACCGAACTGCGTCGACTGCGCGAGACCACCGGCCTGACCGGGGACCAGGTGGTCGAACGGGTCGGCTGGGCCTCCGCTTCCAAACTGTCTCGCCTGGAGAATGGCCGCAGCCGGCCGGACCCGCAGGATGTCCGCGCACTGCTCGATCTCTACCGAGTGGACGTGACGCTGCGGGACGAGCTGCTGACCATCACCGGCGAGGCCGGCGACATCCGTGGCTGGCTTCGAAACTACCCGGTCATGACGCCGCAGCAGCGCGGCTTCGCCGAGTTGGAGGCGGGCTGTGTGGAGATCTCGGAGTATCACCCGCTCCTCGTGCCGGGGCTGCTCCAGACGCCCGGTTACGCCCGCATCCGAATCGCCTCCGCCCGTGATGTCGAAGAAGCGGCTGGCGAGCCGGATGTCACCGAGGACATCGAGACCGAGGTGGGCGCCCGGCTGGCCCGTCAGTCGCTGCTCACCCGGGGACCGGACGCACCCCGATACACGGCCGTACTCGAGGAGACCGCACTCGGGGGGCGGGCCGGGCCGGCCGACGTGCTACGGGAGCAGCTCACGCAGCTCTACGAGTTGGCCATGCTGCCCAACGTCACGCTGCATGTCCTCACTCGGGACACCCAGGCGAGCGGTTGGTACCTGCCACCGACGGCCTTCTCCCTCTACCGGTTCACCGACCCGCAGGATCCCGAGACCCTGGCGATCGAAAGCGGGTTCTTGAACACCATGTCGACTGAGGCAAAAATCCTAAATCGCTATAAAGTGGTCTTTGAGTGGTTATGCACGGCAGCACTCCCCGCATCGGACACCCTCTCCTGGCTGAATCAGGCCAGGGGACGGCCACTCGATGCAGCACCCTCGTCGACAGCGGCGTTCGGGGCGGCAGCACCGCCGGCCCAGCGTCGCCGGCGCCCCGGGCGACTGACGGAACGCTGA
- a CDS encoding M48 family metallopeptidase, which yields MAAPRKPVVEVRRSQRRRRTVSAYRDGERVVVLIPDQFSRAEESEWVDRMLARLAAREGRLARSDDELLARATRLIALYLADHKRDAIPASVRWVTNQTGRWGSCTPADRTIRISHRVQDMPDWVIDYVLLHELAHLIVPSHNARFWQLVGRYPKTERARGYLEGVAAVSSS from the coding sequence ATGGCAGCGCCGCGGAAGCCGGTGGTCGAGGTACGGCGCAGCCAGCGCCGACGGCGAACGGTGTCCGCCTACCGCGATGGCGAGCGGGTCGTCGTCCTGATCCCAGACCAGTTCTCCCGAGCTGAGGAGAGCGAGTGGGTGGACCGAATGCTTGCCCGGCTCGCCGCCCGGGAAGGCCGGTTGGCCCGATCCGACGACGAACTACTCGCCCGTGCCACGCGACTGATCGCCCTCTATCTGGCCGACCATAAGCGTGACGCGATCCCGGCAAGCGTCCGCTGGGTGACCAATCAGACCGGTCGTTGGGGTTCCTGCACCCCAGCTGATCGGACGATTCGCATCTCCCATCGGGTACAGGACATGCCGGATTGGGTCATCGACTATGTCCTGTTGCATGAGCTGGCCCACCTTATCGTCCCGAGCCACAACGCCCGGTTCTGGCAGCTGGTGGGCCGGTACCCGAAGACCGAGCGGGCCCGTGGCTACCTGGAGGGCGTCGCGGCCGTCTCCTCCTCCTGA
- a CDS encoding ABC1 kinase family protein, producing the protein MTEIPRRAVSRTAKLAALPLGFAGRTVLGVGKRVTGLASDVVSAEIQQRTAEQLFSVLGQLKGGAMKFGQALSVFEAALPEEMAAPYRQALTKLQEAAPPLPAASVHRVLAEQLGPDWRDRFVEFDDTPVAAASIGQVHRARWREPGYDATGAPHTRDVAIKIQYPGAGEALLTDLKQLSRLGGMFRAIQPGLDIKPLLTELRERITEELDYELEAESQRAFATAYADDPEIYIPTVVAASPRVLVTDWVEGTPLSQIIREGSEQERNEAGRLMATLHLSAPMRAGLLHADPHPGNFRLLPDGRLGVVDFGAVARLPEGTPEPIGRIAGLALRGDADEVMTGLRDEGFVSNSEAIDGPALLDFLQPMLEPVAAEEFRFTRAWLRAEATRLASPRSPAYQLSRHLNLPPSYLLIHRVTLGSIGVLCQLEAKAPYRGILERWLPGFAPAA; encoded by the coding sequence GTGACCGAAATCCCGCGCCGGGCCGTCTCCCGGACCGCCAAGCTCGCCGCTCTGCCGCTCGGCTTCGCCGGCCGGACCGTCCTCGGCGTGGGCAAGCGCGTCACTGGGCTCGCCTCTGACGTGGTTTCCGCGGAGATCCAGCAACGTACCGCCGAACAGCTCTTCAGCGTTCTCGGGCAGCTCAAGGGCGGCGCGATGAAGTTCGGCCAGGCGTTGTCGGTCTTCGAGGCGGCGCTTCCCGAGGAGATGGCCGCCCCCTACCGGCAGGCGCTGACCAAACTCCAGGAGGCTGCACCACCGCTGCCCGCCGCCTCCGTACACCGGGTACTCGCCGAGCAGCTCGGCCCGGACTGGCGGGACCGGTTCGTGGAGTTCGACGACACGCCGGTCGCCGCCGCCAGCATCGGGCAGGTGCACCGCGCGCGATGGCGGGAGCCGGGATACGACGCTACCGGCGCGCCGCACACCCGCGACGTGGCGATCAAGATTCAGTATCCAGGTGCGGGTGAGGCCCTGCTCACCGACCTCAAGCAGCTCTCCCGGCTCGGTGGGATGTTCCGAGCGATCCAGCCAGGGCTGGACATCAAGCCACTCCTCACGGAGCTACGTGAACGAATCACCGAGGAGCTCGACTACGAGCTGGAGGCCGAGTCGCAGCGCGCCTTCGCCACGGCGTACGCGGACGACCCGGAGATCTACATCCCGACCGTGGTCGCCGCGTCGCCGCGGGTCCTCGTAACCGATTGGGTCGAGGGGACGCCACTGTCGCAGATCATTCGGGAGGGCTCCGAACAAGAGCGGAACGAGGCAGGCCGGTTGATGGCCACCCTGCACCTCTCCGCGCCGATGCGGGCCGGGCTACTCCACGCCGACCCACACCCGGGTAACTTCCGGCTACTGCCCGACGGTCGGCTTGGGGTGGTCGACTTCGGCGCGGTTGCCCGGCTACCCGAAGGGACGCCCGAGCCGATCGGCCGCATCGCCGGACTGGCCTTGCGGGGCGACGCCGACGAGGTGATGACCGGCCTGCGTGACGAGGGCTTCGTCAGCAACAGCGAGGCGATCGACGGTCCGGCGCTACTGGACTTCCTCCAGCCGATGCTGGAGCCGGTCGCCGCCGAGGAATTCCGGTTCACCCGGGCCTGGCTGCGGGCCGAGGCGACCCGCCTGGCCAGCCCTCGCTCGCCCGCATACCAGCTCAGTCGACACCTCAACCTGCCCCCGTCGTACCTGCTGATCCACCGGGTCACGCTCGGTTCGATCGGGGTGCTCTGCCAGTTGGAGGCGAAGGCGCCGTACCGGGGAATCCTGGAGCGCTGGCTGCCCGGCTTCGCCCCGGCCGCGTGA